The following are from one region of the Polaribacter marinaquae genome:
- a CDS encoding c-type cytochrome, whose amino-acid sequence MKSVTLHSRLNSVLLKSLTLLLFFAFSASTYSQDVDEARQKEGRKLFKSLCASCHKLDKKLVGPALGGVEERRENSWLKSWIKNNAEFQKVNADAAEAAQYSATAMNAFPQLTDENIDNILYYTTVGDIKKAAAPGAGGATTQVLEKSGAPDWLIYFLAAAIVVAFLMIASLLKQVSELKGNKKSGVESNLRRDLQELWVGVKENTFLKVLGTILVLLIGAYVVFGTMFKVGVDQGYQPIQPIAFSHKIHAGENKIDCQYCHSSAKHSKHSGIPSVNVCMNCHKGISEVAEGTEIQWNGQTYGKEQLDQEIAKVYKAAGWDPDELAYTGEEKPVKWIRIHNLPDFAYYNHAQHVTVAGVKCQKCHGPVEEMDEVYQYSPLTMGWCIDCHRETNVDLKGNEYYEKIHDQLAKKYGVDKVTISQLGGLECGKCHY is encoded by the coding sequence ATGAAAAGTGTAACATTGCATAGTAGACTAAACTCTGTACTTCTAAAAAGTCTTACATTACTTTTGTTTTTTGCCTTTAGTGCATCAACTTATTCGCAAGATGTTGATGAGGCTCGTCAGAAAGAAGGTAGAAAATTATTTAAATCTTTATGTGCTTCTTGTCATAAGTTGGATAAGAAATTAGTTGGACCAGCTTTAGGTGGTGTAGAAGAGCGTAGAGAGAATTCTTGGTTAAAATCTTGGATTAAGAACAATGCTGAATTTCAAAAAGTGAACGCAGATGCTGCAGAAGCTGCACAGTACAGTGCAACTGCAATGAATGCATTTCCTCAATTAACTGATGAAAATATTGACAATATTTTATATTACACAACTGTTGGTGATATAAAAAAGGCTGCAGCTCCTGGAGCTGGAGGTGCTACAACTCAAGTGTTGGAAAAAAGTGGTGCGCCAGATTGGTTGATTTATTTCTTAGCGGCAGCAATTGTTGTGGCGTTTTTAATGATCGCAAGTTTGTTAAAACAAGTTAGTGAGTTAAAAGGAAATAAGAAATCGGGTGTAGAGTCTAATTTAAGAAGAGATTTACAAGAGCTTTGGGTTGGTGTTAAAGAAAATACTTTCTTAAAAGTTTTAGGTACTATTTTAGTTTTATTGATTGGTGCTTACGTTGTTTTCGGTACGATGTTTAAAGTTGGTGTAGATCAAGGTTATCAGCCAATTCAGCCAATAGCATTTTCGCACAAGATTCACGCAGGTGAAAATAAAATAGATTGCCAATATTGTCACTCTTCGGCAAAACATAGTAAGCATTCAGGAATTCCTTCTGTTAATGTTTGTATGAACTGTCATAAAGGTATTTCAGAAGTTGCTGAAGGAACTGAGATTCAGTGGAACGGTCAGACTTATGGTAAAGAGCAGTTAGATCAAGAGATTGCTAAAGTTTATAAAGCTGCAGGATGGGATCCAGATGAGTTGGCTTATACAGGAGAGGAAAAGCCGGTAAAATGGATTAGAATACACAATCTACCAGATTTTGCTTATTACAATCATGCTCAGCACGTAACTGTTGCAGGTGTTAAATGTCAAAAATGTCATGGTCCTGTAGAAGAAATGGATGAGGTGTATCAATATTCTCCGTTAACAATGGGATGGTGTATTGATTGTCATAGAGAGACGAATGTAGATTTAAAAGGAAATGAGTATTACGAAAAAATTCATGATCAGTTAGCTAAGAAATACGGTGTAGATAAAGTAACTATATCTCAGTTAGGCGGTTTGGAATGTGGTAAATGTCATTACTAA
- the infB gene encoding translation initiation factor IF-2 yields MSEGKTTRLNKVLRELNISLDRAVEYLADKGHEIESRPTTKISGEVYQVLLDGFQTDASKKAASKEVGEEKRKEKEAIRAELEAKQERKRAEDAKKEEVLKAKAEKLEFKTVGKIDIDNIGKPVAKKQEVEAKEEVPKGEAPKVEKPTEVEKPKEEAKKETEPVAKPSEDKKVVKEVKVDKPISLVEKEASKVAKKAEGKKDTTKTSEKTEEVTPENAEAIKTQYKKLDGPNFTGKKIDLKQFEKPKKKKPEAKKDASSDPRKKRKRIVNKAGGNAGNRTQGNRGPGNRGPGNNRGSFNKGRGNNRPAAVKKEEPTEADIQKQVRETLEKLQGKSSKGKGAKYRRNKRDARREQSEAEQEAQALDNKVLKVTEFVTVSEVATMMDVPVTNIISSCMMLGMMVTMNQRLDAETLVIVAEEFNYKVEFIGAEVEESIEEVVDKPEDLISRAPIITVMGHVDHGKTSLLDYIRKANIVDGESGGITQHIGAYSVNVGDEKIAFLDTPGHEAFTAMRARGAQVTDLVIIVAAADDDVMPQTKEAISHAQAAGVPIIFAINKIDKPNANPDNVKTQLSAMNLLIEEWGGSIQSQDISAKTGQGIEELLEKVLLEAEILELKANLNKNAVGTVVEAQLDKGRGYVTTILVQAGTLKIGDYILAGKNSGKVKAMFDDKGRKLNEAGPSTPVSILGLDGAPQAGDKFNVFEDEREAKQIASKRSQLQREQSVRTQKTLTLDEIGRRIALGDFKELNIILKGDVDGSVEALTDSFQKLSTEEIQVNILHKGVGAITESDVLLATASDAIIVGFNVRPQGNARMVADREEVDIRTYSIIYDAINDLKDAMEGMLSPEMKEEVTGNVEIREVYKISKVGNIAGCMVMSGKIYRDSQIRIIRDGIVVHDGTLTSLKRFKDDVKEVAKGYDCGLQVKNYNDIAEGDVIEAYKEVAVKKKLK; encoded by the coding sequence ATGTCTGAAGGCAAAACAACGAGGCTTAATAAAGTTTTAAGAGAATTAAATATCTCTCTAGATAGAGCAGTAGAATATTTAGCAGATAAAGGTCATGAAATAGAATCAAGACCAACTACTAAAATTTCTGGTGAGGTCTATCAAGTGCTCCTAGATGGTTTCCAAACAGATGCTAGCAAAAAAGCTGCATCTAAGGAGGTTGGTGAAGAGAAGCGTAAAGAGAAAGAAGCTATTCGTGCAGAACTAGAAGCTAAGCAAGAGAGAAAAAGAGCAGAAGACGCTAAAAAAGAAGAAGTTCTTAAAGCTAAAGCCGAAAAACTAGAGTTTAAAACTGTTGGTAAAATTGATATTGATAATATTGGTAAGCCTGTAGCAAAAAAACAAGAAGTAGAGGCTAAAGAAGAAGTACCGAAAGGAGAAGCTCCAAAAGTTGAAAAGCCAACGGAAGTTGAAAAGCCTAAAGAAGAAGCCAAAAAGGAAACTGAACCTGTTGCTAAACCATCAGAAGATAAAAAAGTCGTTAAAGAGGTAAAGGTAGATAAGCCTATTTCTTTAGTTGAAAAAGAAGCTTCTAAGGTTGCTAAAAAAGCAGAAGGTAAAAAGGATACTACAAAAACTTCAGAAAAAACTGAAGAAGTAACTCCAGAAAATGCTGAAGCTATTAAAACTCAGTATAAGAAGTTAGACGGACCAAACTTTACAGGTAAGAAGATTGATTTAAAGCAATTTGAAAAACCTAAGAAGAAGAAACCAGAAGCTAAAAAGGATGCGTCTTCAGATCCAAGAAAAAAGCGTAAGCGTATTGTAAACAAAGCTGGTGGTAATGCTGGTAACAGAACTCAAGGAAACAGAGGTCCGGGTAATAGAGGTCCAGGAAACAATAGAGGTTCTTTCAATAAAGGTAGAGGTAATAATAGACCAGCTGCTGTTAAGAAAGAAGAACCAACAGAAGCAGATATCCAAAAGCAGGTTAGAGAAACTCTTGAAAAACTTCAAGGGAAATCATCTAAAGGTAAAGGAGCTAAATATCGTAGAAATAAAAGAGATGCTCGTAGAGAGCAGTCTGAAGCAGAACAAGAAGCACAGGCATTAGACAACAAAGTTTTAAAAGTAACAGAATTTGTTACGGTAAGTGAAGTTGCAACAATGATGGACGTGCCTGTTACTAACATTATTTCATCTTGTATGATGTTAGGAATGATGGTAACAATGAATCAGCGTTTAGATGCAGAGACTCTTGTTATTGTTGCTGAAGAATTCAATTATAAAGTAGAATTCATTGGTGCAGAAGTAGAAGAATCAATCGAAGAAGTTGTTGATAAGCCAGAAGATTTAATTAGTCGTGCGCCAATTATTACGGTAATGGGTCACGTAGATCACGGTAAAACATCTTTATTAGATTATATTAGAAAAGCAAATATTGTAGATGGAGAAAGTGGAGGAATTACACAGCATATTGGAGCATACTCTGTTAATGTTGGTGATGAAAAAATAGCTTTCTTAGATACACCAGGTCACGAAGCCTTTACAGCAATGCGTGCACGTGGGGCGCAAGTAACGGATTTAGTAATTATTGTTGCTGCAGCAGATGATGATGTAATGCCACAGACAAAAGAGGCAATTTCACATGCACAAGCAGCAGGAGTGCCAATTATATTTGCGATTAACAAAATTGATAAGCCAAACGCTAATCCAGATAATGTAAAGACACAATTATCTGCAATGAATTTGTTGATAGAAGAATGGGGTGGAAGTATTCAGTCTCAAGATATATCAGCAAAAACAGGTCAAGGTATTGAAGAGTTGTTAGAAAAGGTTTTATTAGAAGCAGAGATTTTAGAATTGAAAGCAAACCTTAATAAAAATGCAGTTGGTACAGTTGTAGAAGCTCAGTTAGATAAAGGTAGAGGTTATGTAACAACTATTTTAGTGCAGGCTGGTACTTTAAAAATTGGAGATTATATTCTTGCTGGTAAAAACAGTGGTAAAGTTAAAGCCATGTTTGATGATAAAGGAAGAAAATTAAATGAAGCAGGTCCTTCAACTCCAGTATCAATTTTAGGTTTAGACGGTGCGCCACAAGCAGGTGATAAGTTTAACGTATTTGAAGATGAAAGAGAAGCTAAACAAATAGCATCTAAGAGATCTCAATTACAACGTGAGCAATCTGTAAGAACTCAGAAAACATTAACGTTAGATGAAATAGGACGTAGAATTGCGTTAGGAGACTTTAAAGAATTAAATATTATCTTAAAAGGTGATGTTGATGGTTCTGTAGAAGCTTTAACAGATTCTTTCCAGAAATTATCTACAGAAGAGATACAAGTAAATATTTTACATAAAGGTGTTGGTGCTATTACAGAAAGTGATGTTTTATTAGCAACAGCTTCAGATGCAATTATTGTAGGATTTAATGTGCGTCCGCAAGGAAACGCAAGAATGGTAGCAGATAGAGAAGAAGTAGATATTAGAACATACTCTATTATTTATGATGCTATTAATGATCTTAAAGATGCAATGGAAGGAATGTTATCTCCTGAAATGAAAGAAGAAGTTACAGGTAATGTCGAAATTAGAGAAGTTTATAAGATTTCTAAAGTAGGTAACATTGCAGGTTGTATGGTTATGTCTGGTAAGATTTATAGAGATTCTCAAATTAGAATTATTAGAGATGGAATTGTTGTACATGACGGAACATTAACTTCTTTAAAACGTTTTAAAGATGACGTTAAAGAAGTAGCTAAAGGTTACGATTGTGGTCTTCAGGTTAAGAATTACAATGATATTGCAGAAGGTGATGTAATTGAAGCTTACAAAGAAGTAGCAGTAAAAAAGAAGTTAAAATAA
- a CDS encoding SPOR domain-containing protein: protein MKNTLFLKIFLFCLFVSIGTLNAQNSTKKDKEVTNLLEKKRSYNKSNGYGYSIQIYYGNERTARSKHARFKVLYPRVYTKLVYNNPDWKVQVGNYKTKLEADRANLIFKKEFSGTIVVPMKK, encoded by the coding sequence ATGAAAAACACACTGTTTTTAAAGATATTTTTGTTCTGTTTATTTGTAAGTATTGGTACTTTAAATGCCCAAAACTCAACTAAAAAAGACAAAGAAGTAACTAATTTATTAGAAAAGAAAAGAAGTTATAATAAGTCTAATGGTTATGGTTACAGCATTCAAATTTATTACGGAAATGAACGAACTGCAAGGTCTAAACATGCACGTTTTAAAGTTCTTTACCCTAGAGTTTACACCAAGCTTGTTTACAACAATCCAGACTGGAAAGTGCAAGTTGGTAACTACAAAACAAAACTAGAAGCAGACAGAGCTAATTTGATATTTAAAAAGGAATTTTCTGGTACAATTGTAGTACCTATGAAAAAATAA